The following coding sequences are from one Epilithonimonas vandammei window:
- a CDS encoding YggS family pyridoxal phosphate-dependent enzyme gives MSIQQNYQAILSQLPENVKLVTVSKTNPAEKIKEVYDLGQRAFGENKVQELLEKQLVLPNDIEWHLIGHLQTNKVKYIAGFISMIESIDSEKLLKEVDKEALKNNRKINVLLQVKIAKEETKFGLTVDETKDIFNKYLNGNYPNIEIKGLMGMASFVDDETQIREEFSILKNLFDELSELKPLETLSMGMSGDFPLAIDCGSNSVRVGSAIFGERNY, from the coding sequence ATGTCAATCCAACAAAATTATCAAGCAATACTTTCTCAACTTCCAGAAAATGTAAAACTGGTAACTGTTTCCAAAACCAATCCAGCTGAAAAAATAAAAGAAGTTTATGATTTGGGACAACGTGCTTTTGGAGAGAATAAAGTTCAGGAATTATTGGAGAAACAACTTGTTCTTCCCAACGATATCGAATGGCATTTGATTGGGCATCTTCAAACCAATAAAGTGAAATACATTGCAGGATTTATCTCAATGATAGAAAGCATCGACAGCGAAAAACTATTGAAAGAAGTAGATAAAGAAGCGTTGAAAAACAATCGGAAAATCAATGTTTTACTACAGGTGAAAATTGCAAAAGAAGAGACTAAATTTGGATTGACAGTTGATGAAACCAAAGATATTTTTAACAAATATCTTAATGGAAATTACCCAAATATCGAAATCAAAGGTTTGATGGGAATGGCTAGTTTTGTGGACGATGAGACTCAAATCCGTGAAGAATTTTCTATCCTAAAAAATCTTTTTGATGAATTATCAGAATTGAAACCATTAGAAACCTTATCAATGGGAATGAGTGGCGATTTTCCTTTGGCAATAGATTGTGGTTCTAATTCCGTAAGAGTTGGTTCTGCGATTTTTGGGGAAAGAAATTATTAG
- a CDS encoding glycosyltransferase family 4 protein, with protein MKIAYDAKRFFHNASGLGNYSRDLVRTLARFYPENQYILLNKNKSERGKQILDSSNVSFIETSKGKMSRQLKMGKDAQNLDADIFHGLSGELPLKWNPKPIKKIVTIHDLIFVRFPQYYTWFDRKIHFWKFRKAANSADKIIAISEQTKRDIIQFLKVDENKIDVVYQGCHASFKEKPTEEFLNQIKYKFNLPERFLLNVGTVEDRKNLLNVVKALEGSDIPLVVIGKKNKKYFQKINQLIKKYKIVVSFLENVSMEELAGIYRLADIFIYPSFFEGFGIPVIEALFSETVVITSNGSCLPEAGGPDSVYINPENVDDIKAKINFLWDNESERKRRAEKGLQFVQKFNDEMIAEEMMKVYNSLV; from the coding sequence ATGAAGATTGCTTACGATGCCAAACGTTTTTTTCATAATGCTTCAGGATTAGGGAATTATTCTCGGGATTTGGTGAGGACTTTGGCGAGATTTTATCCTGAAAATCAATATATTCTTCTCAATAAAAACAAATCCGAAAGAGGAAAACAAATTCTTGATTCTTCGAATGTTTCTTTTATTGAAACTTCTAAAGGAAAAATGTCACGCCAACTTAAAATGGGAAAAGATGCACAGAATCTTGATGCAGATATTTTCCACGGATTATCTGGCGAATTGCCATTAAAATGGAATCCAAAACCAATCAAAAAAATTGTGACTATTCACGATTTAATTTTCGTGAGATTTCCGCAATATTATACTTGGTTTGATAGAAAAATTCATTTTTGGAAGTTCAGAAAAGCGGCTAATTCTGCGGATAAAATTATTGCTATTTCCGAACAAACCAAGCGAGATATAATCCAATTTCTTAAAGTTGATGAAAATAAAATCGATGTTGTTTATCAGGGTTGCCACGCTAGTTTCAAAGAAAAACCAACGGAAGAATTTTTAAATCAAATTAAATATAAATTTAATCTTCCTGAAAGATTCCTTTTGAATGTTGGGACAGTCGAAGACAGGAAAAATCTTCTGAATGTGGTAAAAGCATTGGAAGGAAGCGATATTCCATTAGTTGTTATTGGGAAAAAGAATAAAAAATATTTTCAAAAAATTAATCAATTAATTAAGAAATATAAAATTGTAGTTTCTTTTCTCGAGAATGTTTCGATGGAAGAGCTTGCGGGGATTTACAGACTGGCAGATATTTTCATCTACCCTAGTTTTTTCGAAGGTTTTGGGATTCCTGTGATCGAAGCTTTGTTTTCAGAAACCGTTGTGATTACAAGCAACGGCAGTTGTTTGCCAGAAGCCGGCGGTCCAGATTCTGTTTATATCAATCCTGAAAATGTGGATGACATCAAAGCAAAAATTAATTTTCTCTGGGATAACGAATCTGAGCGAAAACGCCGTGCAGAAAAAGGTTTGCAATTTGTTCAAAAATTCAATGATGAGATGATTGCTGAAGAAATGATGAAGGTTTACAACAGTTTGGTTTAA
- a CDS encoding glycosyltransferase family 32 protein — translation MAIPKQIFQTFKTKKLPFITKWHIWNMKRRNPDYSYQLFDDNEVRIFLEQEFPPKYLKAYDRLTIGAAKADFFRYAILYKKGGVYLDVDSGMTKPLKYLIKPDDSAILSRERHPQFFVQWALISEEGHPFLKKTLEMIVDNIETHRFPHDVHQTTGPAAFTIAVNQCLEENPNIPHRIFEGIEFRGFLKFKYKLGKFFLYEKKSEHWKKKQQTIDIIKPE, via the coding sequence ATGGCTATTCCAAAACAGATATTTCAGACATTCAAAACCAAAAAATTACCATTCATCACAAAGTGGCATATTTGGAATATGAAAAGGCGCAATCCCGATTATTCTTACCAGTTATTTGATGATAACGAGGTAAGAATATTTCTGGAGCAAGAGTTTCCACCCAAATATTTGAAAGCTTATGATCGTTTAACCATTGGCGCTGCAAAAGCTGATTTTTTCCGTTATGCAATTCTTTATAAAAAAGGCGGTGTATATCTGGATGTTGATAGCGGAATGACTAAGCCGTTGAAATATCTTATAAAACCAGATGATTCCGCAATTTTAAGCAGAGAAAGACATCCTCAGTTTTTTGTTCAGTGGGCTTTGATTTCTGAAGAAGGGCATCCATTTCTAAAAAAAACCTTGGAAATGATTGTCGATAATATAGAAACCCATCGTTTCCCACACGATGTTCATCAAACTACTGGTCCAGCCGCTTTTACGATTGCTGTGAACCAATGTTTGGAAGAAAATCCTAATATTCCGCATAGAATTTTTGAAGGAATTGAGTTTCGAGGTTTTTTAAAATTCAAATATAAGTTGGGCAAATTTTTCCTTTACGAGAAAAAATCAGAACACTGGAAAAAAAAGCAACAAACAATAGATATCATAAAACCTGAATAA
- a CDS encoding 2,3,4,5-tetrahydropyridine-2,6-dicarboxylate N-succinyltransferase — MSLQEKIEKAWDNRELLKEEEYQNAVREVVAKLDAGELRTAEPTENGWQINEWVKKGVVMYFPIQTMETIEVGPFEFHDKIPLKKNYAEKGVRVVPHAIARHGSFVASGVIMMPSYVNIGAYVDSGTMVDTWATVGSCAQIGKNVHLSGGVGIGGVLEPLQAAPVIIEDDAFIGSRCIVVEGVRVGKEAVLGANVCLTMSTKIIDVTGPEPIETKGYVPERSVVIPGSYTKKFPAGEFQVPCALIIGKRKESTDKKTSLNDALRENNVAV, encoded by the coding sequence ATGTCTTTACAGGAAAAAATCGAAAAAGCTTGGGATAACCGGGAACTATTGAAAGAAGAAGAGTATCAGAACGCAGTAAGAGAAGTAGTTGCAAAGCTGGATGCAGGTGAATTGAGAACAGCTGAGCCTACTGAAAATGGCTGGCAGATCAATGAATGGGTGAAAAAAGGTGTGGTGATGTATTTCCCAATCCAGACAATGGAAACCATAGAAGTTGGACCATTCGAATTCCACGATAAAATTCCTTTGAAGAAAAATTATGCTGAAAAAGGTGTAAGAGTTGTTCCTCATGCGATTGCAAGACACGGAAGTTTTGTAGCAAGTGGTGTGATTATGATGCCTTCTTACGTTAACATCGGTGCTTATGTAGACTCTGGAACTATGGTTGATACTTGGGCGACTGTAGGAAGCTGTGCACAAATTGGTAAAAATGTTCACTTGAGTGGTGGAGTAGGAATCGGCGGTGTTTTGGAGCCTTTACAAGCGGCGCCAGTGATTATCGAAGATGATGCTTTTATAGGATCACGTTGTATTGTAGTTGAAGGTGTTCGTGTAGGTAAAGAAGCTGTTCTTGGAGCGAATGTTTGTTTGACAATGTCCACCAAAATTATCGATGTTACAGGACCTGAGCCAATTGAAACTAAAGGTTATGTGCCAGAACGTTCTGTTGTTATTCCTGGAAGTTATACTAAGAAATTTCCTGCTGGAGAATTTCAGGTTCCTTGCGCATTAATTATTGGTAAAAGAAAGGAATCTACTGATAAAAAAACTTCTCTTAATGATGCTTTGAGAGAAAACAATGTAGCAGTTTAA
- a CDS encoding C40 family peptidase, which translates to MKNAVLVIIFSIFLLSCGTSHSAKKYTYKKPVSSKTANIKKLNSVYSGNVSGKRAAVVTDAENYLGTPYKYAGNTKAGFDCSGLVCKVFDENNMKLPRRSQDQAKAGDAVEISRVKPGDLLFFATAGGSTISHVGIVHEIMNGGEITFIHSSTTKGVIISSLNEVYWNKAFLFARSVL; encoded by the coding sequence ATGAAAAACGCTGTACTTGTAATTATTTTTTCAATATTTCTGCTATCGTGCGGAACATCCCATTCTGCAAAAAAATATACCTACAAAAAGCCTGTATCTTCCAAAACTGCTAATATTAAAAAACTGAACTCAGTTTATTCCGGAAATGTTTCGGGAAAAAGGGCTGCTGTAGTTACGGATGCTGAAAATTATCTCGGAACGCCTTACAAATATGCAGGAAACACCAAAGCAGGATTTGACTGCTCTGGTTTGGTATGTAAGGTTTTTGATGAGAATAATATGAAACTTCCCAGAAGATCTCAGGATCAAGCAAAAGCGGGTGATGCAGTAGAAATTTCAAGAGTGAAGCCGGGCGATCTGTTGTTCTTTGCGACTGCGGGCGGTTCTACTATATCTCATGTTGGAATTGTTCACGAGATTATGAATGGTGGCGAAATAACATTCATCCATTCATCCACAACAAAAGGCGTGATTATTTCTTCACTTAACGAGGTATATTGGAACAAAGCATTTCTTTTTGCAAGAAGTGTGCTTTAG